From Streptomyces griseorubiginosus, one genomic window encodes:
- a CDS encoding fused MFS/spermidine synthase, which translates to MDDSIPVAKATDFGFAKLMPDVDRERAWLLTVDGAPQSYVDLDEPTHLEFEYARRLGHVLDLVGETGRALDVVHLGGGAMTLPRYLAATRPGSRQDVVEFDRGLLELVVEQLPLPDGAGIAVHAADARRWLEKASADSADVLVADVFGGSRVPAQLTSLEYAREAARVLRGDGVYLANLADSAPFAFLRSQLANFAEVFEELVLIAEPAVLRGRRFGNAVLVAARRPFDTAALARRTAADAFPARVEHGDGLRTFMVGARPVPDADAVASPEPPDGAFGIG; encoded by the coding sequence GTGGATGATTCGATACCGGTCGCCAAGGCCACCGACTTTGGTTTCGCCAAGCTCATGCCCGATGTCGATCGGGAGCGGGCCTGGTTGCTGACCGTGGACGGGGCTCCGCAGTCGTACGTGGACCTCGATGAGCCCACCCATCTGGAGTTCGAGTACGCCCGGCGGCTCGGGCACGTGCTGGACCTCGTCGGGGAGACGGGGCGGGCGCTGGACGTCGTGCACCTCGGTGGGGGTGCGATGACGCTCCCGCGGTATCTGGCGGCCACCCGGCCGGGGTCGCGGCAGGACGTCGTCGAGTTCGACCGGGGGCTGCTGGAACTGGTCGTCGAGCAGCTGCCGCTTCCGGACGGAGCGGGAATCGCGGTGCACGCCGCCGACGCCCGGAGGTGGCTGGAAAAGGCTTCGGCCGACTCCGCCGACGTGCTCGTCGCCGACGTCTTCGGCGGGTCGCGGGTTCCCGCGCAGCTGACGTCCCTGGAGTACGCCCGTGAGGCCGCGCGGGTGCTCCGGGGCGACGGGGTCTATCTCGCGAACCTCGCCGACTCCGCGCCCTTCGCGTTCCTGCGGTCCCAACTCGCCAATTTCGCCGAGGTCTTCGAGGAGCTCGTGCTGATCGCCGAGCCCGCGGTGCTGCGGGGGCGGCGGTTCGGGAACGCGGTGCTCGTCGCCGCGCGCCGGCCGTTCGACACCGCGGCGCTGGCACGGCGTACGGCGGCCGACGCCTTTCCCGCGCGGGTCGAACACGGGGACGGGCTGCGGACGTTCATGGTGGGGGCGCGGCCGGTGCCGGACGCGGACGCCGTGGCCTCACCCGAGCCCCCCGACGGGGCGTTCGGCATCGGCTGA
- a CDS encoding MFS transporter, which produces MTPSADSSRTRGPAWASRNYGLLTVAAFVTNLGSNGALIAAAFAVLEAGGDGGDVGLVAAARTLPLVVFLLIGGAVADRLPRHRVMVAANTLNCLSQGAFAVLVLAGEPRLWQMMLLTALGGTGQAFFSPAAEGMLLSSVSGEQAGRAFAVFRMAMQGAALGGAALGGAMVAAVGPGWVLAADAVAFALAGSLRSFLDVSHIPAREPGTGMLADLRDGWREVAGRPWLWGIVLQFSVANAVLGAADAVYGPLVARDHLGGAGPWGVALGFFGAGTVVGALLMTRWKPRRLLFVGILCVFPLALPSAALAVPVSVPLLCTAMFVAGATVEVFGVSWMTALHQEIPEDKLSRVSAYDWFGSVALMPLAAALAGPAESAFGRTAALWGCSGLIAAVTAAVLCVPDVRDLRRNTKQVTQVTPSDSADAERPVGGLG; this is translated from the coding sequence GTGACCCCCTCCGCCGACTCCTCCCGCACCCGCGGTCCCGCCTGGGCGAGCCGCAACTACGGCCTGCTGACCGTCGCCGCGTTCGTGACGAACCTCGGCAGCAACGGCGCCCTGATCGCCGCCGCGTTCGCCGTACTGGAGGCGGGCGGCGACGGCGGCGACGTGGGCCTGGTGGCCGCCGCCCGCACCCTCCCTCTGGTGGTGTTCCTGCTGATCGGCGGCGCGGTCGCGGACCGGCTGCCCCGGCACCGCGTGATGGTTGCGGCCAACACCCTCAACTGCCTCTCCCAGGGCGCGTTCGCCGTCCTGGTCCTGGCCGGCGAGCCCCGGCTGTGGCAGATGATGCTGCTGACCGCGCTCGGCGGCACCGGGCAGGCGTTCTTCAGCCCGGCGGCCGAGGGCATGCTGCTGTCCTCGGTGAGCGGCGAACAGGCCGGCCGCGCCTTCGCGGTGTTCCGGATGGCGATGCAGGGCGCGGCACTGGGCGGTGCCGCGCTCGGCGGCGCGATGGTCGCCGCGGTCGGCCCGGGCTGGGTCCTCGCGGCCGACGCCGTCGCTTTCGCGCTCGCGGGTTCCCTGCGTTCCTTCCTCGACGTCAGTCACATCCCGGCCCGCGAGCCGGGCACGGGCATGCTCGCCGACCTGCGCGACGGCTGGCGCGAGGTCGCGGGGCGGCCGTGGCTGTGGGGCATCGTCCTCCAGTTCTCCGTCGCCAACGCCGTCCTGGGCGCGGCCGACGCGGTCTACGGGCCGCTCGTCGCCCGGGACCACCTGGGCGGGGCGGGCCCGTGGGGCGTGGCGCTCGGCTTCTTCGGCGCGGGCACGGTCGTCGGCGCCCTCCTGATGACCCGCTGGAAGCCGCGGCGGCTGCTGTTCGTCGGCATCCTGTGCGTGTTCCCGCTGGCGCTGCCCTCCGCCGCGCTGGCCGTACCGGTTTCGGTGCCCCTGCTGTGCACGGCGATGTTCGTGGCGGGCGCGACCGTCGAGGTGTTCGGCGTCTCCTGGATGACCGCCCTGCACCAGGAGATACCCGAGGACAAGCTCTCCCGTGTCTCGGCCTACGACTGGTTCGGCTCGGTCGCCCTCATGCCGCTTGCGGCGGCGCTGGCCGGCCCGGCGGAGTCGGCGTTCGGACGCACCGCGGCCCTGTGGGGCTGCTCGGGCCTGATCGCGGCGGTCACCGCGGCCGTGCTGTGCGTACCGGACGTCCGCGACCTGCGCCGGAACACCAAGCAGGTCACCCAGGTCACGCCCAGCGACTCAGCCGATGCCGAACGCCCCGTCGGGGGGCTCGGGTGA
- a CDS encoding DUF4442 domain-containing protein — MSVGEMLAATVPMVRTLNLEFLETGPEKVVVALPDQGEFHNHVGGPHAGAMFTLAESASGAVVLAAFGDQLSRAVPLAVNAEIAYRKLAMGAVTATATLGRPAEEVVAELDAGQRPEFPVTIEIRRADGAVTGEMTVVWTLRPNG; from the coding sequence ATGTCCGTCGGCGAGATGCTCGCCGCCACCGTGCCCATGGTGCGGACCCTGAACCTCGAGTTCCTGGAGACCGGCCCGGAGAAGGTCGTGGTGGCCCTCCCCGACCAGGGCGAGTTCCACAACCATGTCGGCGGACCGCACGCCGGGGCGATGTTCACGCTCGCCGAGTCGGCCAGCGGGGCCGTCGTCCTGGCCGCGTTCGGCGACCAGCTCTCGCGCGCGGTACCGCTCGCCGTCAACGCGGAGATCGCCTACCGCAAGCTCGCGATGGGCGCGGTGACGGCCACGGCGACCCTGGGGCGCCCGGCCGAGGAGGTCGTCGCCGAACTGGACGCCGGGCAGCGCCCCGAGTTCCCGGTCACGATCGAGATCCGCCGCGCGGACGGGGCGGTCACCGGTGAGATGACGGTGGTGTGGACCCTGCGGCCCAACGGCTGA
- the galU gene encoding UTP--glucose-1-phosphate uridylyltransferase GalU has protein sequence MIVPHPTTTPPPTTAAPTAPTARAVRKAVVPAAGLGTRFLPATKATPKEMLPVVDKPAIQYVVEEAAAAGLDDVLMVTGRHKRAIEDHFDNAFELEQALAAKGDAIRLDAVRDPARLANIHHIRQGEPLGLGHAVLCARRHVGDQPFAVLLGDDLIDPRETLLSTMLDVRARYAGSVVALMEVPREQIRLYGCAAVEPTAEEGLVRVTGLVEKPSPDTAPSAYAVIGRYVLDPAVFDVLERTPPGRGGEIQLTDALQTLATTGTVHGVVFDGLRYDTGDKADYLRTVVRLACARDDLGPGFIAWLKEFAAGLEDGEGVRRRRTAA, from the coding sequence ATGATCGTCCCCCACCCGACCACCACGCCCCCGCCCACTACGGCCGCCCCCACCGCCCCCACCGCCCGCGCGGTCCGCAAGGCGGTCGTCCCGGCCGCCGGGCTCGGCACCCGGTTCCTGCCGGCGACCAAGGCAACACCCAAGGAGATGCTCCCGGTCGTCGACAAGCCGGCCATCCAGTACGTCGTCGAGGAGGCCGCGGCGGCCGGGCTCGACGACGTACTGATGGTCACCGGCCGCCACAAGCGGGCCATCGAGGACCACTTCGACAACGCCTTCGAGCTGGAGCAGGCCCTCGCGGCCAAGGGCGACGCGATACGCCTGGACGCGGTGCGCGACCCGGCCCGTCTCGCCAACATCCACCACATCCGCCAGGGCGAGCCGCTCGGCCTCGGCCACGCGGTGCTCTGCGCCCGCCGGCACGTCGGCGACCAGCCCTTCGCCGTCCTGCTCGGGGACGACCTGATCGACCCGCGCGAGACGCTGCTCAGCACGATGCTCGACGTCCGCGCGCGGTACGCCGGGAGTGTGGTCGCGCTCATGGAGGTGCCTCGCGAGCAGATCCGGCTCTACGGCTGTGCCGCCGTGGAGCCGACGGCCGAGGAGGGACTGGTGCGGGTGACCGGGCTCGTGGAGAAGCCGTCCCCCGACACCGCGCCCAGCGCCTACGCGGTCATCGGCCGCTATGTCCTGGACCCGGCGGTCTTCGACGTCCTGGAGCGCACCCCGCCGGGCCGCGGCGGCGAGATCCAGCTCACCGACGCCCTCCAGACCCTCGCGACCACCGGCACGGTCCACGGCGTCGTCTTCGACGGCCTGCGCTACGACACCGGCGACAAGGCGGACTACCTCCGCACCGTGGTCCGCCTGGCCTGCGCCCGCGACGACCTGGGCCCGGGGTTCATCGCCTGGCTGAAGGAGTTCGCGGCCGGGCTGGAGGACGGCGAAGGGGTCCGACGCAGGCGGACGGCGGCCTGA
- a CDS encoding RICIN domain-containing protein — MQSAHPPRPPYPPRPGSSPGESDRTLLARLGEKSTDGHAVALLMARHWQATYAYSVICLASWSPSASMAAAAAFDRVLSRPGQGALRPQLLVAVREFVKEWAADDDISAVLPELRKTIGGRGLRAARSVTPERRQLAERAFRALPGASQCLLWHAEVEAEPISVPAGLLGVDTARAAAALEQAREQFRAGCVRAHRELAPTSECRFYNRLLDVPIRRGGDLLPDVRKHLSECRYCRHAAEQLSHFEGGLEVLLAETMLGWGAHRYLESRPARAADRPAPALHGAARPRPGGRHRPANGGPPRRHTKTVLVGAGLTSLALLATVLVAKGWSDDGVPTSNVTWGAATGNTVRPSPVENSRSAGSPSPASVGDPVEVGHGRLRSIDAGLCLDTPDGRTADGVEAVLAACSTAGSQQWSYQDDGLLRSAADPRLCLDSDAGKGSVVVADCQGQVGEVHYDLTVRGELLLRRGKGLLVAPGKGDTVVVTERDGSKKQRWALEFADGSAPTGQETRPPKDAETGGPSVGPDGKPVGPDGKPLGPDAEPLAPPLATPPGADGHPDKGPDQDQAPPSDQQGTPPGHYETRVAQVDDSDSGPRSDVGGESGSGAAAAGAEAAVGAVVDTVTSVTAPLSSGPAAVTSAVRDALP; from the coding sequence GTGCAATCCGCTCACCCGCCCCGACCCCCTTACCCCCCACGCCCCGGATCGAGCCCGGGAGAGTCCGACCGCACTCTTCTGGCCCGGCTCGGTGAGAAGAGCACGGACGGTCACGCCGTCGCGCTGTTGATGGCGCGGCACTGGCAGGCGACCTACGCGTACTCGGTCATCTGTCTTGCCTCCTGGTCGCCTTCGGCCTCCATGGCGGCCGCCGCGGCTTTCGACCGGGTGCTGAGCCGACCGGGTCAGGGCGCACTGCGTCCCCAACTTCTCGTAGCGGTGAGGGAGTTCGTCAAGGAGTGGGCCGCGGACGACGATATCTCCGCCGTACTGCCGGAACTCCGCAAGACGATCGGTGGCCGTGGTCTACGCGCGGCGAGGTCCGTCACCCCGGAAAGGAGGCAACTCGCCGAACGCGCATTCCGGGCTCTTCCCGGGGCCTCCCAATGCCTGTTGTGGCATGCCGAGGTCGAGGCCGAACCCATATCCGTACCGGCCGGTCTGCTGGGCGTGGACACGGCCCGTGCGGCCGCCGCCCTGGAGCAGGCGCGCGAGCAATTCCGCGCCGGTTGCGTCCGCGCCCACCGGGAACTCGCGCCCACCAGTGAATGCCGTTTCTACAACCGTCTCCTGGATGTCCCGATTCGCCGGGGCGGAGACCTTCTGCCCGATGTCCGTAAACATCTGTCGGAGTGCCGGTACTGCCGTCATGCCGCCGAACAGCTCAGCCATTTCGAGGGCGGTCTGGAGGTGCTGCTCGCCGAGACGATGCTCGGCTGGGGCGCCCACCGCTATCTCGAATCCCGGCCCGCCCGCGCCGCCGACCGCCCGGCCCCCGCGCTGCACGGCGCGGCCCGCCCCCGGCCCGGCGGACGCCACCGCCCCGCGAACGGGGGTCCGCCGCGCCGCCACACCAAGACCGTGCTCGTGGGCGCCGGGCTGACCTCCCTCGCCCTGCTGGCGACGGTGCTCGTGGCCAAGGGCTGGTCCGACGACGGCGTGCCCACGTCCAACGTCACCTGGGGCGCGGCGACCGGAAACACCGTGCGGCCGAGCCCCGTGGAGAACTCGCGCTCCGCCGGCTCCCCGTCCCCCGCCTCCGTGGGCGATCCCGTCGAGGTCGGCCACGGCCGGCTCCGCAGCATCGACGCCGGGCTGTGCCTCGACACCCCCGACGGCCGGACCGCCGACGGCGTCGAGGCCGTGCTCGCCGCATGCTCCACCGCCGGGTCCCAGCAGTGGTCGTACCAGGACGACGGCCTGCTGCGCAGTGCCGCCGACCCGAGGCTCTGCCTCGACTCGGACGCCGGGAAGGGGTCCGTCGTGGTCGCGGACTGCCAGGGGCAGGTGGGCGAGGTGCACTACGACCTCACCGTGCGCGGCGAACTGCTGCTGCGCCGGGGCAAGGGGCTGCTGGTCGCGCCGGGCAAGGGCGACACCGTGGTCGTCACCGAACGGGACGGCTCGAAGAAGCAGCGGTGGGCCCTGGAGTTCGCCGACGGGAGCGCGCCCACGGGGCAGGAGACCCGGCCGCCGAAGGACGCGGAGACGGGCGGTCCCTCCGTCGGTCCGGACGGGAAGCCGGTGGGCCCGGACGGGAAGCCGTTGGGGCCGGACGCGGAGCCGCTCGCTCCGCCTCTCGCCACGCCCCCCGGCGCCGACGGGCACCCCGACAAGGGGCCCGACCAGGACCAGGCACCCCCTTCGGACCAGCAGGGCACGCCTCCGGGTCACTACGAGACCCGCGTGGCGCAGGTCGACGACAGCGACTCCGGGCCCCGCTCCGACGTCGGCGGCGAATCCGGTTCGGGGGCGGCGGCCGCCGGGGCGGAGGCCGCGGTCGGTGCGGTCGTGGACACCGTGACGTCGGTGACGGCACCCCTCTCGTCGGGGCCGGCAGCCGTCACCTCGGCCGTGCGGGACGCGCTGCCGTAG
- a CDS encoding DedA family protein translates to MHVQEWLDTVPPAAVYALVGLVIGLESLGIPLPGEIILVSAALLSSQHAGINPVVLGACASVGAVVGDSIGYAIGRKGGRPLLAWLGNKFPKHFSEGHVATAERSFEKWGMWAVFFGRFVALLRIFAGPLAGVLRMPYWKFLIANVLGGIVWAGGTTAVIYYVGIVAESWLKKFSWLGLVLAVLIGLTSMLVLKRKAAKATATAAAQKRAAEPETVPAAD, encoded by the coding sequence TTGCACGTCCAGGAATGGCTCGACACCGTGCCCCCGGCCGCCGTCTACGCCCTGGTGGGCCTGGTCATCGGCCTGGAAAGCCTGGGCATTCCGCTCCCCGGCGAGATCATCCTGGTCTCCGCCGCGCTGCTCTCCTCGCAGCACGCGGGCATCAACCCCGTGGTGCTCGGCGCGTGCGCCAGCGTCGGGGCGGTGGTCGGTGACTCCATCGGGTACGCGATCGGACGCAAGGGCGGACGACCCCTGCTCGCCTGGCTCGGCAACAAGTTCCCGAAGCACTTCAGCGAGGGCCATGTCGCCACGGCGGAGCGGTCCTTCGAGAAGTGGGGCATGTGGGCGGTGTTCTTCGGCCGCTTCGTCGCCCTGCTGCGGATCTTCGCCGGACCGCTCGCCGGTGTGCTGCGGATGCCGTACTGGAAGTTCCTGATCGCCAACGTGCTCGGCGGGATCGTCTGGGCGGGCGGCACGACCGCCGTCATCTACTACGTCGGCATCGTCGCCGAGTCCTGGCTGAAGAAGTTCTCATGGCTCGGGCTGGTGCTGGCGGTGCTGATCGGGCTCACCTCGATGCTCGTGCTCAAGCGCAAGGCGGCCAAGGCCACGGCGACGGCGGCGGCCCAGAAGCGGGCGGCCGAGCCGGAGACCGTCCCGGCCGCCGACTGA
- a CDS encoding gamma carbonic anhydrase family protein encodes MAHKALITGIGGREPAIDEAAFVAPTASVIGDVTLEAGASLWYGAVARGDVERISVGARSNIQDNCTLHADPGFPVTIGERVSVGHNAVVHGATVEDDCLIGMGATVLNGAVIGAGSLVAAQALVPQGMRVPPGSLVAGVPAKVRRELTEEERQGVTLNGTLYADLAKAHHEVHETP; translated from the coding sequence ATGGCGCACAAGGCTTTGATCACGGGCATCGGCGGAAGGGAACCGGCGATCGACGAAGCGGCCTTCGTGGCGCCCACCGCTTCGGTGATCGGGGACGTGACGCTCGAGGCGGGGGCCAGCCTCTGGTACGGCGCGGTGGCCCGCGGCGACGTAGAACGCATCTCAGTCGGCGCCCGGAGCAACATCCAGGACAACTGCACGCTGCACGCCGACCCCGGCTTCCCGGTGACGATCGGCGAGCGCGTCTCCGTCGGCCACAACGCGGTCGTGCACGGCGCGACGGTCGAGGACGACTGCCTGATCGGCATGGGCGCGACCGTGCTGAACGGCGCGGTGATCGGCGCGGGTTCCCTGGTGGCGGCCCAGGCGCTGGTGCCGCAGGGCATGCGGGTGCCGCCCGGTTCACTGGTGGCGGGCGTGCCCGCGAAGGTCCGGCGGGAGCTGACGGAGGAGGAGCGTCAGGGGGTCACCCTGAACGGCACGCTGTACGCGGATCTGGCCAAGGCGCACCACGAGGTGCACGAGACGCCGTGA
- a CDS encoding acyltransferase, protein MPKSKNTFSSWRGRLVQRAVHAGWAWVQRTGSVTAERPGGFRFGALGAHSRLAFPLGTVFGEPWIHVGSHCIVGEQVTLTAGLMPDLDLGPEPILRIGDGVVLGRGSHVIADTTVTIGSDCYFGPYVYVTSTNHSYDDPHEPIGKQWPRMEPVEIGPGCWIGTGAVILPGARIGRNVVVAAGAVVRGVVPDHAVVAGAPARVVRRWTEGEGWQPPLRTPAPVPIPPGATADELNALAGLDEEAVARLAELD, encoded by the coding sequence GTGCCGAAGAGCAAGAACACGTTCTCATCCTGGCGGGGCCGCCTCGTCCAGCGTGCCGTCCACGCGGGCTGGGCCTGGGTGCAGCGCACCGGCTCCGTCACCGCCGAGCGTCCGGGAGGCTTCCGCTTCGGCGCGCTGGGTGCGCACAGCCGGCTGGCCTTCCCGCTCGGCACGGTCTTCGGCGAGCCCTGGATCCATGTCGGCTCCCACTGCATCGTCGGCGAGCAGGTCACCCTGACCGCGGGTCTCATGCCCGACCTCGACCTCGGCCCGGAGCCCATCCTGCGCATCGGCGACGGGGTCGTGCTGGGGCGCGGCAGCCATGTCATCGCCGACACCACGGTGACCATCGGCAGCGACTGCTACTTCGGGCCCTATGTGTACGTCACCTCGACGAATCACTCGTACGACGATCCCCACGAGCCCATCGGCAAGCAGTGGCCGCGGATGGAGCCGGTGGAGATCGGGCCGGGGTGCTGGATCGGGACCGGGGCGGTGATCCTTCCCGGCGCGCGGATCGGACGGAACGTCGTGGTCGCCGCCGGGGCCGTGGTCCGGGGTGTGGTGCCGGACCACGCCGTGGTGGCGGGGGCGCCGGCCCGGGTCGTACGGCGATGGACGGAGGGGGAGGGGTGGCAGCCGCCGCTGCGGACTCCGGCGCCGGTACCGATCCCTCCGGGGGCTACCGCGGATGAGTTGAACGCGTTGGCGGGGTTGGACGAGGAGGCTGTGGCGAGGTTGGCGGAGCTGGACTGA
- a CDS encoding DMT family transporter: MTAFFALATSLLWGLADFGGGVLTRRLPALTVVVVSQGIAAAVLGAIVVATGGWSGAGPRLWFAFAAGLAGPVALICFYKALALGPMGVVSPLGTLSVAVPVGVGLFLGERPGMVQAAGIAVAVTGVVLAGGPQLRGAPVQRQAIVLTLIAALGFGTVFALIAEASTTVTSLFLALFVQRLVNVGIGGAALYVSVRRGTPALPPTGFPWHSLPALAFVGLADVAANGTYAIAARHGPITVAAVLASLYPVVTALAARGLLNERLRTLQAAGAGLALVGTVLLATG; encoded by the coding sequence GTGACGGCATTCTTCGCCCTGGCCACCAGCCTGCTGTGGGGGCTGGCCGACTTCGGCGGCGGCGTGCTGACCCGACGGCTCCCGGCGCTCACGGTGGTGGTCGTGTCGCAGGGGATCGCGGCGGCCGTCCTCGGGGCGATCGTGGTGGCGACGGGCGGCTGGAGCGGGGCTGGACCGCGCCTCTGGTTCGCCTTCGCCGCGGGTCTGGCGGGACCCGTCGCCCTGATCTGCTTCTACAAGGCGCTCGCCCTGGGCCCGATGGGGGTCGTCTCCCCGCTGGGCACGTTGAGCGTGGCGGTCCCGGTCGGCGTCGGCCTCTTCCTCGGCGAACGGCCCGGGATGGTGCAGGCCGCGGGGATCGCGGTCGCCGTCACGGGAGTGGTCCTCGCGGGCGGACCCCAGCTGCGCGGCGCCCCGGTACAACGCCAGGCCATCGTCCTGACCCTGATCGCGGCCCTCGGCTTCGGCACGGTGTTCGCCCTGATCGCGGAGGCGTCCACGACCGTCACCAGCCTGTTCCTGGCCCTGTTCGTGCAGCGCCTGGTCAATGTGGGCATCGGCGGGGCGGCCCTGTACGTCTCGGTGAGGCGCGGCACCCCCGCCCTCCCGCCGACCGGCTTCCCCTGGCACTCCCTCCCCGCCCTGGCCTTCGTCGGCCTGGCGGACGTCGCGGCCAACGGCACCTACGCGATAGCCGCCCGACACGGCCCGATCACGGTCGCCGCGGTCCTGGCCTCCCTCTACCCGGTGGTGACGGCCCTGGCAGCCCGCGGCCTCCTGAACGAACGCCTGAGAACCCTTCAGGCAGCGGGGGCGGGTCTTGCCTTGGTGGGCACCGTGCTCCTGGCGACGGGGTAG
- a CDS encoding XRE family transcriptional regulator produces the protein MSDLDLLTQSLARNVKRWRTERGFTLDALAARAGVSRGMLIQIEQARTNPSLGTVVKIGDALGISITTLLDYEQGPKVRVVPAEQVVRLWSTEAGSWSRLLAGTEAPGPLEMWEWRMMPGESSRSDPHPVGTVEILHVTEGEMTLTVDGVEHRVPAGASVTFEANAEHVYANQGDVPARWMLAVSVPGVS, from the coding sequence GTGTCGGACCTCGACCTGCTGACCCAGTCCCTGGCGCGCAACGTCAAGCGCTGGCGGACCGAGCGCGGCTTCACCCTGGACGCCCTCGCGGCCCGAGCCGGGGTCAGCCGCGGCATGCTGATCCAGATCGAGCAGGCCCGCACCAACCCCAGCCTCGGCACCGTCGTGAAGATCGGCGACGCCCTCGGCATCAGCATCACCACCCTGCTCGACTACGAGCAGGGTCCCAAGGTGCGGGTCGTCCCGGCCGAGCAGGTGGTGCGGCTGTGGAGCACGGAGGCGGGCAGCTGGAGCCGGCTCCTCGCGGGCACGGAGGCGCCCGGCCCGCTGGAGATGTGGGAGTGGCGGATGATGCCGGGCGAGAGCAGCCGGTCGGATCCGCACCCCGTCGGGACCGTCGAGATCCTGCACGTCACGGAGGGCGAGATGACCCTGACCGTCGACGGGGTCGAGCACCGGGTCCCGGCCGGGGCGAGCGTCACCTTCGAGGCCAACGCCGAGCACGTGTACGCCAACCAGGGCGACGTCCCGGCTCGCTGGATGCTCGCCGTCTCGGTGCCGGGCGTGTCCTGA
- a CDS encoding YbaK/EbsC family protein, whose amino-acid sequence MDAPLGHFDHAAPAPDALDELIGPVADAVRHWSGSVPAEQIVYVDTDPRWADTAVFVEHYGRELLERSANCVVVAGRRGGETTLAACVALSTTRVDVNGAVRRQLGARKASFAAMDTATGETGMEYGGITPLGLPADWPVLVDPAVVDLPYVLVGSGRRRGKLLVPGKAFAELPGAVVLEGLGVA is encoded by the coding sequence ATGGACGCACCCCTCGGACACTTCGACCACGCCGCCCCCGCCCCGGACGCCCTCGACGAGCTGATCGGCCCGGTCGCCGACGCCGTACGCCACTGGAGCGGCAGCGTCCCCGCCGAGCAGATCGTGTACGTCGACACCGACCCCCGGTGGGCCGACACCGCGGTCTTCGTGGAGCACTACGGCCGGGAGCTCCTGGAGCGGTCGGCGAACTGCGTGGTCGTCGCGGGCAGGCGGGGCGGCGAGACCACGCTCGCGGCGTGCGTGGCGCTCTCCACCACCCGGGTCGACGTCAACGGTGCCGTCCGCCGCCAACTCGGCGCCCGCAAGGCCTCGTTCGCCGCCATGGACACCGCGACGGGGGAGACCGGCATGGAGTACGGCGGCATCACCCCGCTCGGACTCCCCGCCGACTGGCCGGTGCTGGTCGACCCGGCCGTCGTGGACCTGCCGTACGTCCTCGTCGGCAGCGGGCGCCGGCGCGGGAAGCTGCTGGTGCCGGGGAAGGCGTTCGCCGAACTGCCCGGCGCGGTGGTGCTGGAAGGGCTGGGCGTCGCCTGA
- a CDS encoding cation diffusion facilitator family transporter has protein sequence MSDHDHDHHHAHPHGHARPGIRHRLAHLLTPHSHETADKLDAALESSARGMRALWVSLAVLGATALAQAAVVAVSGSVALLGDTVHNAADALTAVPLGIAFVLGRRAATRRFTYGYGRAEDLAGIAIVLTIAASAAFAGWAAIDRLLDPRPVAHVPVVAAAALVGFAGNEWVARHRIRVGREIGSAALVADGLHARTDGFTSLAVLVGAGGSALGWQLADPIVGLAITAAIALVLRDAAREVFRRVLDAVDPALVDRAESALRTVEGVRGVGELRLRWIGHRLRAEVAVVVDGEMTVRQSHAVAVEAEHALLHAVPRLTAALVHADPAPVPGETDPHHALAHHAHA, from the coding sequence GTGAGCGACCACGACCACGATCACCATCACGCTCATCCGCACGGACACGCGCGTCCCGGCATCCGCCACCGCCTCGCCCACCTCCTCACCCCCCACTCCCACGAGACCGCCGACAAGCTCGACGCCGCCCTGGAGTCCTCGGCGCGCGGCATGCGCGCGCTGTGGGTCTCCCTGGCGGTGCTGGGTGCGACGGCCCTCGCGCAGGCGGCGGTGGTGGCCGTGTCGGGGTCCGTCGCGCTGCTCGGTGACACCGTGCACAACGCGGCGGACGCGCTGACCGCCGTACCGCTGGGCATCGCCTTCGTCCTCGGCCGGCGCGCCGCCACCCGCCGCTTCACCTACGGCTACGGCCGCGCCGAGGACCTCGCGGGCATCGCGATCGTGCTGACCATCGCGGCGAGCGCGGCCTTCGCGGGGTGGGCGGCGATCGACCGGCTGCTCGATCCGCGTCCCGTGGCCCATGTCCCGGTGGTCGCCGCGGCCGCGCTGGTGGGCTTCGCGGGCAACGAATGGGTGGCCCGCCACCGCATCCGGGTGGGCCGGGAGATCGGCTCGGCGGCGCTGGTGGCGGACGGACTGCACGCCCGCACCGACGGGTTCACCTCACTGGCCGTACTCGTCGGCGCCGGCGGCTCCGCCCTCGGCTGGCAACTCGCCGATCCGATCGTGGGGCTGGCGATCACGGCCGCGATCGCCCTCGTCCTGCGGGACGCGGCACGCGAGGTGTTCCGGCGGGTGCTGGACGCCGTCGACCCGGCCCTGGTGGACCGGGCCGAGAGTGCGCTGCGGACCGTCGAAGGGGTGCGCGGAGTGGGCGAGTTGCGGCTGCGCTGGATCGGGCACCGGCTGCGCGCGGAGGTGGCGGTCGTGGTGGACGGGGAGATGACGGTACGTCAGTCGCATGCCGTCGCCGTCGAGGCCGAGCACGCCCTGCTGCACGCCGTGCCACGCCTCACCGCGGCGCTGGTGCACGCCGATCCGGCCCCGGTACCGGGCGAGACGGACCCGCATCACGCCCTCGCCCACCATGCCCACGCGTGA